GATGGGTCCTTAAAGCCTGCTCAGCCGATCGGGAGCGCGGAGGCGAGTTCGCCGGGGGCGCCCGTGAGGGTGCCGCAGACGTCGGCCGTTCGGCGTGAGGCGTCGATGTGGTTCGCGAGGAACTCGGCGTCCCTGCCCACCGCCTCGAAGCGACCGGAGCCCCACGAGTACTGCCAGGGCAGGCCCAGGAAGTACAGGCCGGGCGTGCTGGTGGCACCGCGCCAGTGCATGGGGTAGCCGCGGCCGTCGAAGACGGGTATCTCGACCCACCGGTGGTCGCGGGTGAAGCCGGTCGACCAGATGACGGAGGTGATGCCGGAGGCCTTGAGGTCCAGTGCGGCCGGCTGCTCGGAGGGCTCCCACACCGGTATGTACCGGGGCTCGACGGGGGCGTTGACCCTCCGCGCGGTGATGTGGGCGTCGATGCTGTCCTTGATGCCCTCGGCCACCGCGTCCGCCCGGTCGAGGTTGACCTTCAGGTCGTCGGCGAAGTCCAGCCGCACACCGTCGATGCCGGTCAGCCGTCCGTACAGACGCATCCCGTCCCGGGCGAAGGCACGCAGGTCGATGTCACGGCCTCCGTCCCGCCCGGTCACGTAGTGGTTGACCCTCATCCGGACGGCACCGGCGTCGTCGAACTCGTCGATACCACGGGCGTAGTAGCCCATCTCGTCCAGCCAGGCGACGCAGTCCCGGCCACGGTAGAAGCGGGCCACCCGGGGCGCGCTGCCGACGGCCAGATGGACCTGCCGGCCGGCCAGGTGCAGGTCCTCGGCGATCTGACAGCCGGACTGTCCCGTGCCGACCACCAGGACCGCCCCGTCGGGGAGCTGTTCCGGGTTCCGGTACCGGGAGGAGTGGATCTGCTCGACACCGGCGGGCAGCCGCTCGGCCATCCGGGGGACGGACGGGGTGTGGTACGGCCCGGTGGCCACGACCACCTGGTCGGCTGTGAACTTCCCTTCGGTGGTGGCGAGTTCGAAGACGCCATCGGCGCCCCGGCGCAGTCCGGTGACGGCGAGGCCTTCCACCAGCGGGGGCCGGGAGAAGGCGACGTACTCCTCCAGGTACCGGATGATCTCGTCGCGGACCATGAAGCCGTCGGGGTCGTCCCCCTGGTAGGGGTAACCGGGCAGTTTGCACTGCCAGTTGGGGGTCACCAGGCAGAACGAGTCCCAGCGGCGCTCGCGCCACTCGTGGCCGGCCCTGTCGCGCTCGACGACGATGTGCTCGATGCCGCGCTCGCGCAGGCAGTAGCTGACCGACAGGCCGGCCTGACCGCCGCCGACGACCGCCACCGGGTAGTGGGCCCCGACCGGCCGCCGGGCACTCACCGTGTGCTCCCGTCGGCGTTGTGCAGGGCTTCGACGGTCACCTTGGCCCCGCCGAGGGAGGCGTACGCGGCCGCGGTCTCCTCGATGAGCGCCAGTTGTCCGGACGCCCTCGTGCACGCGAACCCGTACTTCTCGCGCACCCTGTCGCTTGCGATACGCAGCGCCGTCCGGCTCCGCTCCACGAAGTCGTCGAGTTCGTACACGCCACCAGTGGCAAGGTAGTCCTCGATTACTGTGGAGGGTGAGTAGCAGCGCTGGGTCTCTCCGCCGGGCCAGCGCACATGGAAATACAGCTCAGGCATGAAGTCCTCCATGCGGGGCGCCGAGGTCTTGACACCTCGCCGCTGCTTGTGAAGACCATTTCAGCCAGCGGGAATTACCGAACGAGGTCATCCGGAATAAAGCGGAGTTACGGAGTCCTCACGGGAGTGGTGCCCGGCCTGGAGGCCACCGGGGCGACCGCCTCGGTCACCCTGAACTCGTTCTCGTCCGGACCGTATCGAGATCGCCGGCCTGTTCAGCCGGTTCGCTCGCTTCCACGGCTGCGGCGGTCTGCTG
The nucleotide sequence above comes from Streptomyces sp. NBC_01716. Encoded proteins:
- a CDS encoding MSMEG_0569 family flavin-dependent oxidoreductase encodes the protein MSARRPVGAHYPVAVVGGGQAGLSVSYCLRERGIEHIVVERDRAGHEWRERRWDSFCLVTPNWQCKLPGYPYQGDDPDGFMVRDEIIRYLEEYVAFSRPPLVEGLAVTGLRRGADGVFELATTEGKFTADQVVVATGPYHTPSVPRMAERLPAGVEQIHSSRYRNPEQLPDGAVLVVGTGQSGCQIAEDLHLAGRQVHLAVGSAPRVARFYRGRDCVAWLDEMGYYARGIDEFDDAGAVRMRVNHYVTGRDGGRDIDLRAFARDGMRLYGRLTGIDGVRLDFADDLKVNLDRADAVAEGIKDSIDAHITARRVNAPVEPRYIPVWEPSEQPAALDLKASGITSVIWSTGFTRDHRWVEIPVFDGRGYPMHWRGATSTPGLYFLGLPWQYSWGSGRFEAVGRDAEFLANHIDASRRTADVCGTLTGAPGELASALPIG
- a CDS encoding MSMEG_0570 family nitrogen starvation response protein; this encodes MPELYFHVRWPGGETQRCYSPSTVIEDYLATGGVYELDDFVERSRTALRIASDRVREKYGFACTRASGQLALIEETAAAYASLGGAKVTVEALHNADGSTR